One genomic window of Sulfurovum lithotrophicum includes the following:
- a CDS encoding c-type cytochrome, giving the protein MKKIVIATLFAGSTLLMADGAALFAKCAGCHGQNGEKAALGKSAIIKGQDAAKTVEQLKGYKAGTLNQHGMGALMKGQVASMSDADIQAVADHIAAMK; this is encoded by the coding sequence ATGAAAAAAATCGTAATTGCAACATTATTTGCTGGATCAACTCTACTTATGGCAGACGGTGCCGCACTTTTTGCTAAATGTGCAGGGTGTCACGGACAAAACGGTGAAAAAGCTGCTCTTGGTAAATCAGCAATCATCAAAGGTCAAGATGCTGCTAAAACAGTAGAGCAACTTAAAGGTTACAAAGCAGGTACACTTAACCAACATGGTATGGGTGCACTTATGAAAGGTCAGGTTGCTTCTATGAGCGATGCTGATATTCAAGCTGTAGCTGATCATATCGCTGCAATGAAATAA
- a CDS encoding cytochrome c: protein MTKMTKLALAALLGMAVLSTTASANPNKGKKIYMKKMKAKCGFSGAKFATKHTQDEWEKIKNAGKFAGEAAKICPGLKLKEKYINDVYDFAHEYASDSGNVPSC from the coding sequence ATGACAAAAATGACTAAATTGGCTCTGGCCGCACTTCTTGGTATGGCTGTACTTTCTACAACAGCTTCTGCCAATCCAAACAAAGGTAAAAAGATCTACATGAAGAAAATGAAAGCCAAATGTGGATTCTCAGGTGCCAAATTTGCTACCAAGCATACTCAGGATGAGTGGGAGAAGATCAAGAATGCCGGTAAGTTTGCTGGTGAAGCTGCAAAGATCTGTCCGGGACTTAAGTTGAAAGAAAAATACATCAATGATGTATATGACTTTGCACATGAGTATGCATCTGATTCAGGTAACGTACCAAGCTGTTAA
- a CDS encoding PLP-dependent transferase — protein sequence MTKDFNYFNTLLVQSVGSKTGPIAPTIIPSAAYGYADAQEAEGIFAGEVNLPLYARVGNPTNAKLESIVAKMEGGVGAIATASGMGAISMVTTAFLKAGDEVLCIGGFFGGTYTLINETMRRFGIGNSFCEVDDFLQIEETLKLGIKMVIMESVGNPSLRLPDIKRIAELCNTYETLLMVDNTATPLLMQPLALGADIVVHSSTKNMSGHSASLGGVAVFRAVQEESDKLHHKKYADLHKIVNKMGKKAFIPICKKRAIRDMGMTANAFGAFLTMLGLETLALRMERVNDSVAKIAKILDEKLPDGVSVNHPSLTSSMDHERYMKDYAQGCGPLLTLDCGTKEKAFTLLNALQMVIQTANIGDNRTLALHMASTIYSDFDEETRKSLGVHEGLIRVSIGLEDPEVIAEDFLQAAAAL from the coding sequence ATGACAAAAGATTTTAACTATTTCAATACACTTCTTGTCCAGAGTGTAGGTTCTAAAACAGGACCTATTGCTCCCACTATAATTCCTTCCGCTGCTTATGGTTATGCAGATGCACAGGAGGCAGAAGGAATATTCGCCGGAGAGGTGAACCTTCCGCTTTATGCGAGAGTAGGTAATCCGACCAATGCAAAACTTGAATCGATCGTTGCAAAAATGGAAGGTGGAGTCGGTGCCATCGCTACTGCTTCAGGTATGGGTGCCATCTCCATGGTGACCACAGCTTTCCTGAAAGCAGGGGATGAAGTGCTCTGTATCGGTGGTTTTTTCGGAGGGACCTATACGTTGATCAATGAAACGATGAGGCGTTTCGGTATCGGTAACTCCTTTTGTGAGGTAGATGATTTCCTTCAAATCGAAGAAACACTCAAACTCGGTATCAAGATGGTGATCATGGAGAGTGTGGGCAATCCGAGCCTCAGACTGCCTGATATTAAAAGGATTGCAGAACTGTGCAATACCTATGAGACACTTCTGATGGTAGACAATACAGCCACACCTCTTCTGATGCAGCCATTGGCACTGGGTGCGGACATCGTGGTGCACTCTTCGACCAAAAACATGAGCGGACACTCGGCGTCGCTTGGTGGTGTTGCTGTCTTCAGAGCTGTGCAGGAAGAGAGTGACAAACTGCATCATAAAAAATATGCGGACCTCCACAAAATCGTGAATAAAATGGGAAAGAAAGCCTTTATTCCTATCTGCAAGAAAAGGGCGATAAGGGACATGGGTATGACAGCCAATGCCTTTGGGGCATTCCTGACGATGCTTGGACTTGAAACCCTTGCGCTCAGAATGGAACGTGTTAACGATTCCGTAGCAAAAATTGCCAAGATACTCGATGAAAAGCTTCCTGACGGTGTCAGTGTGAATCATCCAAGCCTGACTTCGAGTATGGATCATGAACGATATATGAAAGATTATGCACAGGGTTGCGGGCCTCTTTTGACACTGGACTGTGGTACGAAAGAAAAGGCCTTCACCTTGCTAAACGCTCTTCAAATGGTCATACAAACAGCGAATATCGGGGATAACAGAACACTTGCCCTTCATATGGCCAGTACGATCTACAGCGACTTTGATGAAGAAACTCGAAAGTCCCTTGGTGTACACGAAGGACTTATCCGTGTCTCCATTGGTCTGGAAGACCCTGAAGTGATCGCGGAAGACTTTCTTCAGGCAGCTGCTGCTCTTTAA
- a CDS encoding sensor histidine kinase, producing MALYTSLVILLITLLSIFYYQSQEKLMFSNQRAELSKYAYIQTKRLKVLHYFFPERTTYPRDPRFKSAIYDIEYKKIFSLLENENIHFNEEIYRAGNYIHFVKLLDTYYLGTKYLIIEVPEDMAWKKEAWKQIAIGSVLAFILFMVFGLILARLFLKPMRDSIVLLDRFIKDTTHELNTPLSAILTNIEMMDTDVMAEKNKKKLNRINIAAKTVSQLYKDLTYLTLKQEQKDHKEEIELQGLIRDRIEYFTALANTKQLYFELDTENVIIHADKQKITRVIDNLLSNAIKYNKRGGTISIKLRIGSLEVSDTGVGIDEEKIPFIFDRYMRFNQSEGGFGVGLSIVKKILDEYHIKIEVYSTINKGTKMVLTW from the coding sequence TTGGCACTCTATACGTCCCTGGTGATCCTGCTTATCACACTGCTGTCCATCTTCTACTACCAGAGCCAGGAGAAGCTGATGTTCTCCAATCAGCGTGCAGAGCTTTCCAAATATGCCTACATACAGACCAAGCGTCTGAAGGTTCTGCACTATTTTTTTCCTGAGCGTACCACCTATCCCCGGGATCCACGCTTTAAATCGGCCATTTACGATATTGAATATAAGAAAATATTTTCTCTTCTTGAAAATGAGAATATCCATTTTAATGAAGAGATATACAGGGCCGGCAATTATATCCATTTTGTCAAACTTCTTGATACCTATTATCTTGGGACCAAATACCTTATTATAGAAGTACCGGAAGATATGGCCTGGAAAAAGGAAGCCTGGAAGCAGATCGCTATTGGCAGCGTATTGGCTTTCATACTCTTTATGGTTTTCGGGCTTATCCTGGCACGACTCTTTCTGAAACCGATGCGTGACTCCATCGTACTGCTGGACCGATTTATCAAGGATACGACCCACGAACTCAATACGCCGCTTTCCGCTATTCTGACCAATATAGAGATGATGGATACAGATGTGATGGCGGAGAAGAACAAAAAGAAACTCAACCGTATCAATATTGCAGCCAAGACCGTTTCACAACTCTATAAAGACTTGACCTACCTGACCCTTAAACAGGAACAGAAGGATCATAAAGAAGAGATAGAACTTCAGGGGCTTATACGTGACCGAATAGAATATTTTACGGCATTGGCAAATACCAAACAGTTGTATTTTGAACTCGATACGGAAAATGTGATCATCCACGCCGACAAACAGAAGATCACCCGTGTGATAGACAATCTCCTCTCCAATGCGATCAAATATAATAAAAGAGGTGGTACTATCAGTATCAAATTGCGTATCGGCAGCCTGGAGGTCAGTGATACGGGTGTCGGTATAGATGAAGAGAAGATACCGTTCATTTTCGACCGCTACATGCGCTTTAACCAGAGCGAAGGGGGATTCGGCGTCGGGTTGAGTATTGTTAAAAAGATACTCGATGAGTATCATATCAAAATAGAGGTATACTCAACAATAAATAAAGGAACCAAAATGGTACTCACATGGTGA
- a CDS encoding efflux RND transporter permease subunit yields the protein MIEKLISFSVKNRFLVLMAALFIVMGSIWSMRNTPLDALPDLSPPQVIVQVTWKGQSPETIEDQGTYPLVSQFLAVSNIETVRGFSTYENALIYIIFKEGTDLYWARSRVLEQLASIQSQLPDDMEVTLGPDASGVGWAYEYALTSKTKNLEELRTLQDYYYKYALMGVDGVSEVATIGGFIPTYQVTVNNDALVQYNLSIKDVARTLKENNNDTGGRIIIQNGYEWMVQAKGYIKDLDEIRNLVITTKGGVPLTLGDIGRVEKVPAARRGMADLNGEGEVVGGIVMLRYGEDVYSALQRIKAKMKELKVEGVDVVTTYDRSELIGKAVNTLKSTLIEESIIVVIIIGLFLMHLRSSLIVLIVLPLTIGLTFLLMKLFGIGSNIMSLGGIAIAIGAMVDASIVMIENAHKAIHKEEKRRERDLTNKERIEAIVKASQVVGRPIFFALALVVVSFLPIFALSGQEGLLFTPLAFTKTFAMTAGALLAVTLVPVLMIYFVKGKIIPESKNPLNRFFIWLYHPILIYGLKFKYLVIAIAAGLLLLAVPLYQKLNWEFMPMLDEQTVMYMPVTPYGISIDQSKALTQKTDKIIKSFPEVATVFGKGGRANSATDPAPLGMIETIITFKPKDQWRPGMTTEKLMAEMDKALQVPGLVNSWTYPIRGRIDMLLSGIRTPLGIKLYGKDAKGLQEVALKIESTLRNLKSTQSVISDQASAGFFIDINIDTEALKRYGISKSVILEYTSAAIGGKKITTMYKGLERYPIALRFEEEERRNLDEIRNIQVKTPLGFVPLSTFAEVEYRQSASVIKSEMATPVTFIYITPQLGMSVVTYKEEAMKALKNLKLPAGYYIEWAGQSEYLASAMKKIKWIIPTVLLVILVLIYFALGEMVPTLIVFFTLPFALLGGFFYVDILGFNMSIAIIVGFLALLGVAAETAIVMIVYLQEAVEETEARLGDKFDLKHLNNAIYEGAVQRVRPKLMTVFAILAGLLPIMYTHGVGSEVMQRIAAPMIGGVVSSAVLSLLLIPIFYEMYEKHKLKKQ from the coding sequence ATGATTGAAAAACTAATCTCCTTCAGTGTCAAGAACCGTTTTCTGGTCCTGATGGCTGCCCTCTTCATCGTAATGGGGTCCATCTGGTCCATGAGGAACACCCCTCTCGATGCTCTGCCCGACCTTTCTCCTCCGCAGGTAATCGTCCAGGTCACATGGAAAGGACAGAGTCCGGAAACCATCGAAGATCAGGGTACCTACCCTCTGGTCTCCCAGTTTCTTGCCGTGTCGAACATCGAGACAGTGCGTGGATTCTCTACCTATGAGAATGCGCTCATTTACATTATTTTCAAAGAGGGAACGGACCTTTACTGGGCAAGATCACGTGTACTCGAGCAGCTCGCTTCCATTCAGAGCCAGCTTCCCGATGACATGGAAGTGACACTGGGCCCCGACGCATCCGGTGTAGGCTGGGCCTATGAATATGCCCTGACCTCCAAGACCAAAAACCTTGAAGAGCTGCGTACCCTGCAGGATTATTACTATAAATATGCCCTCATGGGTGTGGACGGTGTCTCAGAAGTGGCAACGATCGGCGGATTCATCCCTACCTATCAGGTGACGGTCAACAACGATGCACTGGTGCAGTACAATCTCTCCATTAAAGATGTGGCACGCACGCTCAAAGAGAACAACAACGACACCGGCGGGCGGATCATTATACAGAACGGCTATGAGTGGATGGTACAGGCAAAGGGATACATCAAAGATCTCGACGAGATACGAAATCTCGTTATCACCACCAAAGGCGGTGTACCCCTGACACTGGGAGACATCGGTCGTGTGGAAAAAGTACCGGCCGCAAGACGCGGTATGGCGGACCTGAACGGTGAAGGTGAAGTGGTCGGCGGTATCGTGATGCTGCGTTACGGCGAAGATGTCTACTCTGCCCTGCAGCGTATCAAAGCCAAAATGAAAGAGCTGAAAGTGGAAGGGGTTGATGTGGTCACTACCTACGACCGTTCCGAGCTCATCGGCAAAGCGGTCAATACCCTTAAAAGCACACTGATCGAAGAGAGCATTATCGTGGTCATCATCATCGGGCTTTTCCTGATGCACCTGCGTTCTTCTCTCATTGTCCTTATCGTCCTGCCGCTTACCATAGGCCTGACCTTCCTTCTTATGAAACTCTTCGGTATCGGATCGAACATCATGAGCCTGGGAGGTATCGCCATTGCCATCGGTGCCATGGTCGATGCCTCCATCGTCATGATAGAAAATGCACACAAGGCCATACACAAGGAGGAGAAAAGACGGGAACGCGACCTGACAAACAAAGAACGTATCGAGGCGATCGTCAAAGCTTCACAGGTCGTCGGCCGTCCGATCTTCTTTGCGCTGGCACTGGTTGTGGTCTCATTCCTGCCTATCTTTGCCCTTTCCGGACAGGAAGGACTGCTCTTCACGCCGCTGGCCTTTACGAAGACCTTTGCCATGACAGCAGGAGCACTCCTCGCCGTCACACTGGTTCCTGTATTGATGATCTATTTCGTCAAGGGAAAGATCATCCCTGAGTCAAAGAACCCCCTGAATCGTTTTTTCATTTGGCTCTACCACCCGATCCTGATATACGGACTGAAATTTAAATACCTGGTCATCGCGATCGCTGCGGGGCTGCTTCTTTTGGCCGTACCGCTTTACCAGAAGCTCAACTGGGAATTCATGCCGATGCTCGATGAGCAGACGGTCATGTATATGCCTGTCACGCCTTACGGGATTTCCATAGACCAGAGCAAGGCACTGACGCAGAAAACGGACAAGATCATCAAAAGCTTTCCTGAAGTGGCGACGGTATTCGGTAAAGGCGGACGTGCGAACTCCGCAACCGACCCTGCACCGCTGGGGATGATAGAGACCATCATCACCTTCAAACCCAAGGATCAGTGGCGTCCGGGAATGACCACGGAGAAACTGATGGCGGAAATGGACAAAGCCCTGCAGGTCCCAGGCCTTGTCAATTCATGGACCTACCCTATCCGCGGGCGTATCGATATGCTGCTCTCGGGTATCAGGACACCACTGGGGATCAAACTCTACGGAAAGGATGCCAAAGGACTGCAGGAGGTCGCGCTTAAGATCGAGAGTACGCTGCGTAACCTCAAAAGTACGCAGTCTGTCATATCCGACCAGGCCAGTGCCGGTTTCTTCATCGATATCAATATAGATACCGAAGCACTCAAGCGTTACGGCATAAGCAAATCCGTCATCCTCGAGTACACTTCCGCAGCCATCGGCGGCAAGAAGATCACTACTATGTACAAGGGCCTGGAGCGTTACCCCATCGCGCTGCGCTTCGAAGAGGAGGAACGCCGCAATCTCGACGAGATACGTAACATCCAGGTCAAGACACCGCTGGGCTTTGTTCCGCTTTCGACCTTTGCCGAAGTGGAGTACAGACAGAGCGCTTCGGTCATCAAGAGTGAAATGGCAACGCCGGTGACATTCATTTACATTACACCTCAACTCGGAATGAGCGTCGTGACCTACAAAGAAGAAGCAATGAAAGCCTTGAAAAATCTCAAACTGCCTGCAGGCTATTACATCGAGTGGGCAGGACAGTCGGAATATCTTGCATCGGCGATGAAGAAGATCAAGTGGATCATCCCGACCGTACTGCTGGTCATTCTGGTACTCATCTATTTCGCACTCGGTGAAATGGTACCTACACTGATCGTATTCTTCACACTGCCCTTCGCTCTGCTGGGAGGATTCTTCTATGTGGATATACTTGGTTTCAACATGAGTATCGCAATTATCGTCGGTTTCCTTGCCCTTCTCGGGGTCGCGGCTGAAACGGCCATTGTAATGATCGTCTATCTGCAGGAAGCCGTTGAGGAAACAGAGGCGAGGCTGGGTGACAAATTCGATCTGAAGCATTTGAACAATGCCATCTATGAAGGGGCTGTACAGAGGGTCAGACCCAAACTGATGACCGTCTTCGCGATTCTGGCCGGTCTTCTGCCTATCATGTACACGCACGGTGTGGGTTCAGAGGTCATGCAGCGTATCGCCGCACCGATGATTGGCGGGGTTGTAAGCTCCGCTGTGTTAAGCTTGCTTTTGATACCGATCTTTTATGAGATGTATGAGAAGCATAAGCTGAAAAAACAATAA
- a CDS encoding response regulator transcription factor gives MSKILLLEDDANLNETVTEFLEEEGHKVVSVYDGYEAQEKLYESKYDLLLLDINVPGIDGLELLKESREEGVVAPAIFITSMDSVDDLERGFQSGCDDYIRKPFALKELKIRVETLLKRSFFHESKELIAIDENISYDSKNGELIIDGESVSLGNKESRLLKLFVKKEGEVLAHERIYEHLWDYDEEPSDTALRTYIKNLRKIIGKERIVSIKKQGYKFIAKK, from the coding sequence TTGTCTAAGATCCTGCTCCTTGAAGATGATGCCAATCTCAATGAGACCGTAACGGAGTTTCTTGAAGAGGAAGGGCATAAAGTTGTCTCTGTCTATGACGGCTATGAAGCCCAGGAAAAGCTCTATGAGAGCAAGTATGATTTATTACTTCTTGACATAAATGTACCGGGTATTGATGGTCTTGAACTGCTTAAGGAGAGTAGGGAAGAAGGTGTGGTAGCACCGGCTATTTTCATTACATCGATGGATTCGGTTGATGATCTTGAGAGAGGGTTTCAAAGCGGTTGTGATGACTACATTCGTAAACCCTTTGCACTAAAAGAACTGAAGATCCGTGTTGAGACCCTACTCAAACGCAGTTTCTTTCATGAATCCAAAGAATTGATAGCCATCGATGAGAACATCTCTTATGATAGCAAAAACGGAGAGCTGATCATCGACGGTGAGAGTGTTTCTCTGGGCAATAAGGAGTCCCGCCTGCTCAAACTCTTTGTCAAAAAAGAGGGAGAAGTTCTGGCGCATGAACGTATTTATGAGCATCTCTGGGACTATGATGAAGAGCCGAGCGATACGGCACTTCGAACCTATATAAAAAATCTTCGCAAGATCATCGGTAAGGAAAGAATTGTTAGCATCAAGAAACAGGGATACAAATTCATTGCTAAAAAGTGA
- a CDS encoding efflux RND transporter periplasmic adaptor subunit codes for MENKIFKTFILTLVLFTISAQAEMKCESGKCSTGKEATQKAIPKKPEPAKSEAMPDMTTEEHTAMLKKEAAQAKKPDPKKAHEKKNRRIIEQLFNVRTVKVKRLKAAKEQVNYGYIVVEDSRRVDVVAWYEGYVEALFADTLYKKVKKGDALAKVYSPEVYKAKQDYLNSLKFNAQRSSPGMLRGAREKLRLLNISDKEIEQIRSTRKINLYTTIYAPMSGWIFSKKINEGSSFKKQAMLFEIVNLEQVWLEAKLFQKELAKLNTLQHFTVKAEGIPTVFKARKTLLYPRLDPKEATATLRLVVDNPNEELKPGMYAKVHASGKKQTDLVIPRTAALRKDGRWYAFIATEFKGEYEPVKIELEPLDNQYFVVKKGLSEGESVVNNALFMMDSDAQINSIY; via the coding sequence ATGGAAAACAAAATATTCAAAACCTTTATACTTACTCTTGTACTTTTCACCATCTCGGCACAGGCAGAGATGAAATGTGAATCCGGAAAATGCAGTACAGGCAAAGAGGCAACCCAAAAAGCTATTCCCAAAAAACCTGAACCGGCCAAATCGGAAGCGATGCCCGATATGACAACCGAAGAGCATACTGCCATGCTGAAAAAAGAAGCAGCACAGGCAAAGAAGCCTGACCCCAAAAAGGCACATGAGAAGAAGAACCGACGTATCATCGAACAGCTTTTTAATGTCAGGACCGTGAAAGTCAAACGTCTGAAAGCGGCAAAGGAGCAAGTTAACTACGGCTATATCGTCGTGGAGGATTCACGCAGGGTCGATGTCGTGGCCTGGTATGAAGGCTATGTCGAAGCGCTGTTTGCAGACACACTCTACAAAAAAGTCAAAAAAGGAGATGCGCTTGCAAAAGTCTATTCTCCGGAGGTTTATAAAGCCAAGCAGGACTACCTGAATTCGCTCAAGTTCAATGCACAGCGCTCATCGCCAGGTATGCTTAGAGGGGCCAGAGAGAAACTCAGACTGCTCAACATAAGTGATAAAGAGATCGAGCAGATCAGATCAACACGGAAGATCAATCTCTATACGACTATCTACGCACCGATGTCAGGCTGGATCTTTTCCAAGAAGATCAATGAAGGATCAAGTTTTAAGAAGCAGGCGATGCTTTTTGAGATCGTCAACCTTGAACAGGTTTGGCTCGAAGCGAAACTCTTTCAAAAAGAACTCGCCAAGCTCAACACACTTCAGCACTTTACTGTAAAGGCAGAAGGTATCCCAACCGTATTCAAAGCCAGAAAAACCCTGCTCTACCCAAGACTCGACCCCAAAGAGGCGACAGCGACACTGCGCCTTGTTGTCGACAACCCAAACGAAGAGCTTAAACCCGGTATGTATGCCAAAGTACATGCTTCCGGCAAGAAACAGACCGACCTGGTGATCCCGCGTACTGCTGCACTGAGAAAAGACGGCAGGTGGTATGCCTTTATCGCCACGGAATTCAAAGGAGAGTATGAACCAGTCAAGATAGAACTCGAACCGCTCGACAACCAGTACTTCGTCGTCAAAAAAGGCTTGTCTGAAGGAGAATCCGTTGTAAACAATGCACTCTTCATGATGGACTCAGATGCCCAGATCAACAGTATATATTAG
- a CDS encoding CAP domain-containing protein translates to MLLKLVIFMYSVFVLLQAGHKEDALRYLNTIRQHTGLIELRSNTVLEKAAKSHAKYLLFQQQYGHYEKKGRKGYTGRTPSDRVLHAGYPARDVMENVSVNAKNTRQSIDTLFAAIYHRFVFLNFDKNEIGIGSAYSKKKRRIVSTFVYLLGSSEVSKLCKETFFLQNGLTYMNELCRDPAHLVPQYLYEERCEMIRRKNSDLIVYPYPDATGSPPVFYTEHPHPLPGSKVSGYPISVQFNPAYYNNIKLKKFRLFNAKGKEIKKRKILTYSTDINQRFTPFQFAFMPLKRLDYDQTYQVEFEAMADEKRIQKRWEFRTKGFKQKLYRITKRNTTVNVKKGEKIVLFFEPRSNQDVLECINYTDKLHITCHDQNTLLVTVPKNRYFSEYTLNAGGRSVTLKE, encoded by the coding sequence TTGTTACTTAAACTTGTGATCTTCATGTACTCTGTATTTGTCCTGCTTCAGGCAGGGCATAAAGAAGACGCCTTACGATATCTCAATACGATCCGACAACATACAGGACTGATCGAACTCAGATCCAATACTGTACTGGAAAAAGCGGCAAAGTCACATGCAAAATACCTTTTGTTCCAGCAGCAGTATGGTCATTATGAAAAAAAAGGGAGAAAAGGCTATACGGGAAGGACTCCTTCCGACAGAGTACTTCATGCGGGTTATCCTGCGAGAGATGTGATGGAAAATGTCTCTGTAAATGCCAAAAATACCCGGCAGTCCATCGATACGCTTTTCGCTGCGATCTATCACCGTTTTGTCTTTTTGAATTTTGACAAGAATGAAATAGGTATAGGTAGTGCTTATAGTAAAAAAAAGAGGAGGATCGTGTCAACATTTGTCTATCTTCTGGGTTCCAGTGAAGTCTCCAAACTGTGCAAAGAAACTTTTTTTCTGCAAAACGGATTAACCTATATGAATGAACTGTGTAGAGACCCTGCCCATCTTGTACCGCAATATCTTTATGAGGAGAGGTGTGAGATGATCAGACGAAAGAATAGTGATTTGATTGTCTATCCTTACCCTGATGCCACAGGATCACCTCCCGTTTTTTATACTGAACACCCACATCCTCTTCCTGGTTCCAAAGTGAGCGGATACCCAATATCGGTTCAGTTCAATCCTGCATATTACAACAACATAAAATTGAAAAAATTCCGTCTTTTCAATGCAAAGGGGAAAGAGATAAAAAAACGGAAGATTCTCACATACAGTACTGATATCAACCAACGTTTTACACCATTCCAGTTTGCTTTCATGCCTTTGAAAAGACTGGATTACGATCAGACTTACCAGGTAGAATTTGAAGCTATGGCAGATGAAAAGCGCATTCAAAAACGTTGGGAGTTCAGGACAAAAGGATTTAAACAGAAACTGTACAGAATAACAAAAAGAAACACCACTGTGAACGTAAAAAAAGGGGAAAAGATCGTTCTTTTCTTTGAACCGCGGTCCAATCAAGATGTGCTGGAATGTATCAACTATACGGACAAACTGCATATCACCTGCCATGACCAGAATACGCTTTTAGTCACTGTACCCAAGAACAGATATTTTTCGGAGTACACTTTAAATGCAGGGGGAAGAAGTGTAACCCTTAAAGAATGA
- a CDS encoding RrF2 family transcriptional regulator, whose amino-acid sequence MTGISTKTIYAVAALHELSQVQDDALLKIKEIAARANVPQNFLEQILLELKKQHILVSIKGAHGGYRLAKQLKDITLKDIVMALETDALSEVCRTNNPALKLFWEDIRDGVANVFDIPLSELKSYQQKANDTLNYSI is encoded by the coding sequence ATGACGGGAATTTCAACTAAGACGATCTATGCTGTTGCGGCACTTCATGAACTAAGTCAGGTTCAGGATGATGCGCTGCTCAAGATCAAAGAGATTGCTGCACGTGCGAATGTTCCCCAGAATTTTCTGGAGCAGATACTGCTTGAACTCAAAAAACAGCATATTCTTGTCAGTATCAAAGGAGCCCATGGCGGCTACAGGCTTGCAAAGCAGCTTAAGGACATCACACTGAAAGATATCGTAATGGCACTTGAGACCGATGCGCTCTCCGAAGTATGCAGGACGAATAACCCGGCACTGAAACTCTTCTGGGAAGATATCAGAGACGGGGTGGCGAACGTGTTCGATATTCCGCTTTCCGAATTGAAAAGCTATCAGCAAAAAGCCAACGATACACTTAATTACTCCATATAG
- a CDS encoding TolC family protein — MRLFLFILAIAVTLLQAQSINQLIDYSLKKHPSLQTIQHLLSAMDDRIAKSRNWSNPEMLLNMSDIQFDDPTNRGIEPMQYQAINVKQRFPWFGKIDAREHFTRAQKNVILDSYDIARIKLAEEIRTTSYTILEIRERLRIIGQYKKLTKQNIALYDAYTATDSMSHSNSMAAELMLSRLHIRSERYKAVMKSQEAKLAYLVQKKNISISDRLHLKKPRSLRFYLSKLEHNPAYHKTLSQIKVADANRRIKELESNPDPFVQVGYFNRKEYEDYASVAVGFTLPILGSEKLETEAARKEVLAAKSAALDYRAALESEIRVNYAQMKEAYHIYQIIQNDSMPKLQHMFELNEASIESGEDLFTYTNLLEQKLDLDEERIVAKAQYLRSVAKLKSLIGNIK, encoded by the coding sequence ATGCGACTTTTCCTCTTCATTCTTGCAATAGCAGTTACACTGCTGCAGGCACAGAGCATTAACCAACTTATAGATTACTCACTGAAAAAACACCCCTCTCTTCAGACGATCCAACATCTACTCTCAGCGATGGATGACCGTATAGCGAAAAGCAGGAACTGGTCCAACCCGGAGATGCTACTCAACATGAGCGATATCCAGTTCGATGATCCGACCAACAGAGGCATCGAACCCATGCAGTATCAGGCGATCAATGTGAAACAGCGTTTCCCCTGGTTCGGCAAGATCGATGCAAGGGAGCATTTCACACGTGCACAGAAAAATGTCATTCTGGATTCTTATGACATTGCAAGGATCAAGCTGGCAGAGGAGATCCGAACGACCTCCTATACCATTCTTGAGATCAGGGAACGGCTCCGTATCATCGGACAATATAAAAAGCTTACAAAACAGAACATTGCACTCTATGATGCCTATACCGCCACAGACAGCATGAGCCACTCTAACAGTATGGCAGCGGAGTTGATGCTCTCACGACTGCATATTCGGAGTGAAAGATACAAGGCGGTGATGAAAAGCCAGGAAGCCAAACTTGCCTACCTGGTACAGAAGAAGAACATATCTATTTCCGACAGACTGCATCTAAAAAAACCGAGATCACTAAGGTTTTACCTCTCAAAGCTTGAGCACAATCCAGCCTATCATAAAACCCTTTCACAAATCAAAGTGGCAGATGCCAACCGAAGAATAAAAGAGCTCGAAAGTAACCCGGACCCTTTCGTTCAGGTAGGCTATTTCAACCGTAAGGAGTATGAGGACTATGCCAGCGTCGCCGTAGGGTTCACCCTGCCTATCCTCGGTTCGGAAAAGCTTGAAACGGAAGCGGCGCGCAAAGAAGTCCTGGCAGCAAAAAGCGCGGCACTGGATTACCGTGCAGCACTTGAGAGTGAAATACGGGTGAACTATGCACAGATGAAAGAGGCATACCACATCTACCAGATCATTCAGAACGACAGTATGCCCAAGCTTCAACATATGTTTGAACTCAATGAAGCTTCCATTGAAAGCGGTGAAGACCTCTTTACCTATACCAATCTGCTGGAACAGAAACTCGACCTCGATGAAGAAAGGATCGTTGCCAAGGCGCAATATCTCAGAAGCGTAGCCAAGCTCAAATCACTGATAGGAAACATAAAATAA